One window from the genome of Candidatus Zixiibacteriota bacterium encodes:
- a CDS encoding HDOD domain-containing protein — protein MTDAKTPAMTEQDLFQIILRDHEELASLPQSLAEVLRLARDPDSSARDLAAVLMRDPGLTTKLLRLANSPYFGAGRRISSVTQAVMTLGMRAVTALALSASVYDLTGKWAGAVDRLRFWRHSLAVAIGARSIAESIRYECSEEAFVAGLLHDIGLLVLEKSFPERYARLWRQAEAGESLPDLEDQVWGTNHARVGQFLLEQWHIPEAVCSAVGKHHTEYPADDHDPAFRLPQIVALANDIAQFTIVKARPLHAQHMDRQDILCGNLKIDADRLQKIREDLLSRTMQEAAFLEIEIGSNEVLLTEANRILYHQFIALERLLRENRAMQREIARGQLEKSALETLKTITATFNHYINNAVGAILGRAQLVQHDIRRGTFARNPESALESMEIIVNGVKTIRSVMEELTNLSAFKTTVYYDDTYIIDIEKKIRKKVEAIGDSPAPAAK, from the coding sequence ATGACAGACGCCAAGACGCCCGCCATGACCGAGCAGGATCTCTTCCAGATCATCCTCCGGGATCACGAGGAGTTGGCCTCGCTGCCGCAGTCGCTGGCCGAGGTACTCCGGCTGGCCCGCGATCCTGATTCTTCCGCCCGCGACCTGGCCGCCGTGCTGATGCGCGACCCCGGTCTGACGACCAAACTTCTCCGGCTGGCCAACTCCCCCTATTTCGGAGCCGGCCGCCGGATCAGTTCGGTCACCCAGGCGGTTATGACCCTCGGGATGCGCGCCGTGACCGCGCTGGCGCTCTCGGCCTCGGTCTACGACCTCACCGGCAAATGGGCCGGGGCCGTCGACCGCCTTCGCTTCTGGCGCCACTCGCTGGCGGTTGCGATCGGCGCCCGGAGTATCGCCGAATCGATTCGCTACGAGTGTTCCGAAGAGGCGTTCGTCGCCGGCCTCCTGCACGACATCGGTCTGCTCGTGCTGGAAAAATCGTTCCCCGAGCGCTATGCCCGGCTTTGGCGGCAGGCCGAGGCGGGGGAGAGCCTGCCCGATCTGGAGGATCAGGTCTGGGGCACCAACCACGCCCGTGTCGGCCAGTTCCTCCTCGAACAGTGGCACATCCCGGAGGCGGTCTGCTCCGCGGTCGGCAAGCACCACACCGAGTACCCGGCCGATGACCACGACCCGGCCTTCCGCCTTCCGCAGATCGTCGCCCTCGCCAACGACATCGCCCAGTTCACGATTGTGAAGGCGCGCCCGCTCCACGCCCAGCACATGGATCGCCAGGACATCCTCTGTGGCAACCTCAAGATCGATGCCGACCGGCTGCAGAAGATCCGCGAGGATCTGCTCTCCCGGACCATGCAGGAGGCGGCCTTCCTCGAAATCGAAATCGGCTCCAACGAGGTGCTCCTCACGGAGGCCAACCGCATCCTCTACCACCAGTTCATCGCGCTCGAGCGGCTGCTGCGCGAGAACCGCGCCATGCAGCGCGAGATCGCCCGCGGCCAGCTCGAAAAATCCGCCCTCGAGACCCTCAAAACCATCACCGCCACCTTCAATCACTACATCAACAACGCGGTCGGCGCTATCCTCGGCCGCGCCCAGCTCGTCCAGCACGATATCCGTCGGGGCACGTTCGCCCGGAATCCCGAGAGCGCGCTCGAATCGATGGAGATCATCGTCAACGGCGTGAAGACGATCCGCTCAGTGATGGAGGAGCTCACCAATCTCTCCGCCTTCAAGACCACCGTTTACTACGACGACACGTACATCATCGACATCGAAAAGAAGATCCGGAAAAAAGTCGAAGCGATCGGCGACAGCCCGGCCCCGGCCGCGAAGTAA
- a CDS encoding T9SS type A sorting domain-containing protein encodes MKHSGIPRIPMLFVLTLICSAGAWAQAEAATIATDSVALCFQEALFDTIAVDLPNPGNPGVAMALVSGPGALTYSVSDKLYGYYEYAPSGDTAFEIVYRVWYAPTDSADFRHRYIVWVDEPPTLGDQYNAFKVCWPGPHYLKVYAWDPESRPLAWEIVSGPGTIDSQGLITYTPDTAGVYVFEVAASDDCNRAAATVYDTVRFNGAPRIVLADSIFSLCAEGEICFDVVFSDPDGDAVWFNQVGGPGSTTVVNDSVGRTCFAPAPGDSAWYTFTYSYLDDCEGSDRAPVSPQWLVDSVRVLVVPNRPPQLVCPDPQEFSTCALDTFCFEVEALDPENGPLEFAVISGNAYLDETGKVCFAGEESDAFEIALTVTDECGLTDTCTVPVTVSGNRPPYVTMAADFAVALCAPETVCFAAAVDDPDFDIASVTASFGIWDEATDRLCFTADTAGVYVLVVTAADSCGIVAADTTVVTVSRPAPPTVSLGDDLAVSVCGTTEVCVEASVTADTVLSYILPMEHVFSFNAETGEICFTPDTAGVYTIVFGVVGECGFSDRDTTRVTVAFSSGPSVDLGDDRAVSLCGPGEVCVDVEASAGDLTILPPAASYDAETGRICFPADTAGLYRLIAQVTDSCGAAVDTVNISVDLGQPPVIAPLPDTTIYLCYSQWICLPLAVTDPDGDLDTVITNRGTVTNDGRVCFVPYTGGQYEIIITAIDECGNRDVDTAVVTIKTDENVNIITPRDTTVFTCSLVDTFCFPVAGVPEGAQVTVSGINTWWDAANQTVCFWSQCSNQNRVRLTVRTPCTTYQREFRVTVLCNSAPVVFLPGDTSLALCGTETFCLPAAISDVNRNIQSITVTGGVYNPRTSRICVDLAGPGTYTVTAVAVDSCGASDSDQMQITVLANRPPTVTVAAPDTALSQCQPQQVCLPVTIADPDGQPVTVVSLTGGFTYNAAASEICFTPGAEGTYCGALVIADQCNLQDTANFCVTITTGGSVDIDCPVGAPPAVVLCAPGEVCLPLEITGAGYSVWTNIGVWANNELCFTADTSGVYSVRVIASAKCNGDTCEFNVPVSVAEPVSILCPPDTTVILCAPDTICLPYSASASVESVQASGGAFIDNGTVCVPIPSGVGQKSITLIASGDCGADTCSFTITYETNRPPVIVLTSPPPVTTCATANVCVRYQVADLDSNIVSVVAGAGVVGPDSICFSNLAVGTYQVIATVTDACGATGKDTVTIRVLAGQSATIICPTSPPVDTICALDTVCVAAPVSPAGATVTVTPVGWYNAGTGQVCVPVSATGTINVRMIAAAPCGSDTCEFTVSIVRAEQVAVTAPATEDTLVCFSGPATICYPVTVTGTQVNVTVTSPAVYSAGRVCLPVSAPGTYPITLTAVGYCNTVSKTTNVIVRADQSPVLTVPGLQTFERCADDTSRICIDGIFATDAESTPVLSRTCGAGSFTLAGTDSGQVCFVPDTFGVYSFCFEATDGCHTVRDTMDVEVVEKPGCDVCVKIWLDGGDCTPVGVTKTMDIYIEALTPIGGFDLLLAFDKSVLTLTGLTRAASLQAWEYFTYRLDDVNCGASCSNRFVRLVGIADMNNGAQHPPASALSPAGLFATLEFYVANDQSLGDQWVPVQFYWFDCGDNAFSDPTGYNLMVDLRIFENDVLRWDEDDDALYPEAARPMGLGAPDDCFVPVPGKPTPTRCVEFYNAGIHICHPDSLDDRGDVNLNNVPNEISDVVLFSNYFVYGLSVFTVNIAGQIAATDVNADGLTLTVADLVYLIRVLVGDENPFPRLAPRGQDVILSALREEGRVTISSEAPGEIGGALLVYQVPRGAQVSNVAAIGAAAGMDVKWNVMDGQLRILLFKIGKAAIPAGPQELVSVALEGSGELLLARAEVVDYQGQAYSVAATGGVLPSEFVLDQNFPNPFNPSTVISFALANTADWTLAIYNVNGALVREYHGSDAGRVQVEWDGRAADGSRVASGVYLYRLEAGEFNDTKKMILLK; translated from the coding sequence ATGAAACACTCAGGGATTCCGCGAATTCCAATGCTGTTTGTCCTCACCCTTATCTGCAGCGCCGGCGCCTGGGCTCAGGCGGAGGCGGCAACGATCGCCACCGATTCGGTGGCCCTCTGTTTCCAGGAGGCGCTCTTCGATACGATTGCGGTGGACCTGCCGAACCCGGGCAATCCGGGCGTCGCCATGGCGCTCGTCAGCGGGCCGGGGGCGTTGACATACAGCGTGTCCGACAAGCTCTACGGTTACTATGAATACGCGCCGTCCGGCGACACCGCCTTCGAGATCGTCTACCGGGTGTGGTATGCCCCGACGGACTCGGCGGATTTCCGGCACCGCTACATTGTGTGGGTCGATGAGCCGCCCACTCTGGGCGACCAGTACAACGCGTTCAAGGTCTGCTGGCCCGGTCCGCACTACTTGAAAGTGTACGCGTGGGATCCCGAGTCGAGGCCGCTCGCCTGGGAAATTGTGTCGGGACCGGGGACAATCGACAGTCAGGGGCTTATCACCTACACGCCCGACACGGCGGGAGTGTACGTTTTTGAGGTCGCGGCGAGCGACGACTGCAATAGGGCGGCGGCCACGGTCTATGACACCGTCCGCTTCAACGGCGCGCCGCGAATTGTCCTCGCCGACAGCATTTTCAGCCTCTGCGCCGAGGGGGAGATCTGTTTCGACGTGGTGTTTTCGGATCCGGATGGAGACGCCGTCTGGTTCAACCAGGTGGGCGGGCCCGGGTCAACCACGGTCGTGAATGATTCGGTCGGGCGCACCTGCTTCGCGCCGGCGCCCGGCGACAGCGCCTGGTACACGTTTACGTATTCCTATCTGGACGATTGCGAGGGCAGCGACAGGGCGCCGGTGAGCCCCCAGTGGCTGGTGGATTCGGTGCGCGTCCTGGTCGTGCCGAACCGGCCGCCGCAGCTGGTCTGTCCCGACCCCCAGGAGTTTTCCACCTGCGCTCTCGATACCTTCTGCTTTGAGGTCGAAGCGCTCGATCCCGAAAACGGGCCGCTGGAGTTCGCCGTCATCTCGGGAAACGCGTACCTCGACGAGACCGGGAAAGTCTGCTTTGCGGGCGAGGAATCGGACGCGTTCGAGATCGCGCTCACAGTGACCGACGAGTGCGGTTTGACCGATACCTGCACAGTCCCGGTGACCGTGTCCGGCAACCGTCCGCCCTACGTGACCATGGCGGCGGATTTTGCGGTGGCGCTGTGCGCCCCCGAGACCGTCTGTTTCGCGGCGGCGGTCGACGATCCGGATTTCGATATTGCCTCGGTGACCGCCTCTTTCGGCATCTGGGATGAGGCGACCGACCGGCTGTGCTTCACCGCCGATACCGCGGGCGTGTACGTGCTGGTGGTGACGGCCGCCGATTCCTGCGGCATCGTCGCCGCCGACACGACGGTCGTGACGGTGTCGCGGCCGGCTCCGCCGACCGTGAGCCTCGGAGATGACTTGGCCGTCTCGGTCTGCGGAACTACGGAGGTTTGTGTCGAGGCGAGTGTTACGGCGGACACCGTGCTGTCCTACATTCTTCCGATGGAGCACGTGTTCTCGTTCAACGCCGAGACCGGCGAGATCTGCTTCACGCCGGATACGGCGGGCGTCTACACGATCGTGTTCGGGGTCGTGGGCGAATGCGGCTTCAGCGACCGCGACACGACCCGGGTGACGGTCGCCTTCTCATCGGGACCCTCTGTGGATCTCGGCGACGACCGGGCGGTGAGTCTCTGCGGGCCGGGCGAAGTGTGTGTCGATGTCGAGGCGTCCGCGGGAGATCTGACGATCCTCCCGCCCGCCGCATCGTACGACGCCGAGACCGGCCGGATTTGCTTCCCCGCCGACACGGCCGGTCTCTACCGGCTCATCGCGCAGGTCACGGATTCCTGCGGCGCGGCGGTCGACACGGTGAACATTTCGGTCGATCTGGGACAGCCGCCGGTGATCGCGCCGCTTCCGGACACGACCATCTATCTTTGCTACTCCCAGTGGATCTGCCTCCCCTTGGCGGTGACGGATCCGGACGGCGACCTCGACACGGTGATCACCAACCGGGGCACGGTGACCAACGACGGCCGCGTGTGCTTCGTGCCCTACACGGGCGGCCAGTATGAAATCATCATCACGGCAATCGACGAGTGCGGCAACCGGGACGTCGACACCGCCGTCGTGACCATCAAGACGGACGAGAACGTCAATATCATTACCCCGCGCGACACGACCGTGTTCACGTGTTCGCTGGTCGACACCTTCTGCTTCCCCGTGGCCGGAGTGCCGGAGGGGGCGCAGGTGACGGTGAGCGGCATCAACACCTGGTGGGACGCGGCCAATCAGACGGTCTGTTTCTGGTCGCAGTGCTCCAATCAGAACCGGGTGCGCCTGACGGTGCGGACGCCCTGCACGACCTACCAGCGGGAGTTCCGGGTCACGGTGCTGTGCAACAGCGCCCCGGTGGTGTTCCTGCCGGGAGACACCAGCCTCGCCCTGTGCGGCACTGAGACGTTCTGCCTGCCGGCGGCGATCAGCGATGTCAATCGGAACATTCAGTCGATTACGGTGACTGGAGGCGTGTACAATCCGCGGACAAGCCGCATCTGCGTCGACCTCGCCGGTCCGGGCACGTACACGGTGACCGCGGTGGCGGTCGATTCCTGCGGCGCCAGCGACAGCGACCAGATGCAGATCACCGTGCTGGCGAACCGGCCGCCGACGGTGACGGTTGCGGCCCCGGATACAGCTCTCAGCCAGTGCCAGCCGCAGCAGGTCTGCCTGCCCGTCACGATTGCCGACCCGGACGGCCAGCCGGTCACGGTGGTCTCGCTGACCGGCGGATTTACCTACAACGCCGCAGCCTCGGAGATCTGCTTCACCCCGGGCGCGGAGGGTACTTACTGCGGAGCGCTCGTGATTGCCGACCAGTGCAACCTGCAGGATACGGCGAATTTCTGCGTGACCATCACCACAGGCGGTTCCGTCGACATTGACTGCCCCGTCGGCGCCCCGCCCGCGGTTGTGCTCTGCGCGCCCGGCGAGGTGTGCCTGCCGCTGGAGATCACCGGCGCCGGTTACTCGGTCTGGACAAACATCGGCGTCTGGGCAAACAACGAACTCTGTTTCACGGCCGATACGAGCGGCGTCTACAGCGTGCGCGTCATCGCCTCGGCCAAGTGCAACGGCGACACCTGCGAGTTCAATGTCCCCGTGAGCGTCGCCGAACCGGTCTCGATTCTCTGCCCGCCGGATACGACCGTCATCCTGTGTGCGCCCGACACGATCTGCCTGCCCTACAGCGCATCGGCGTCGGTCGAGTCGGTCCAGGCGTCGGGGGGCGCCTTCATAGACAATGGGACGGTCTGCGTGCCGATTCCTTCGGGCGTCGGACAGAAGTCGATTACATTGATCGCCTCCGGCGACTGCGGCGCGGATACCTGCAGCTTCACGATTACGTACGAGACAAACCGCCCGCCGGTGATCGTGCTGACGTCCCCGCCGCCGGTGACGACCTGCGCCACCGCCAATGTCTGCGTGCGGTACCAGGTCGCCGACCTTGACTCCAACATCGTGTCGGTCGTGGCCGGTGCGGGAGTGGTGGGGCCCGATTCGATCTGCTTCAGCAACCTGGCCGTGGGCACATACCAGGTGATCGCGACCGTGACCGACGCTTGCGGGGCCACCGGCAAGGACACGGTGACGATCCGGGTGTTGGCCGGGCAGTCGGCGACGATCATCTGCCCGACGAGCCCGCCGGTCGATACGATCTGCGCCCTCGACACGGTTTGCGTGGCCGCTCCGGTCAGTCCGGCCGGCGCGACGGTGACGGTGACCCCGGTCGGGTGGTACAACGCGGGCACGGGACAGGTATGTGTTCCGGTCAGCGCGACCGGGACCATAAACGTGCGGATGATCGCGGCTGCGCCCTGCGGGAGCGACACCTGCGAATTCACCGTCTCCATCGTGCGCGCGGAACAGGTGGCGGTGACGGCGCCGGCGACCGAGGATACTCTGGTCTGTTTCAGCGGTCCGGCCACGATCTGTTACCCGGTCACCGTGACCGGGACGCAGGTGAACGTCACGGTGACGAGCCCGGCGGTGTACAGCGCCGGACGGGTCTGCCTGCCGGTGAGCGCGCCCGGCACCTACCCCATTACGCTCACGGCGGTGGGCTACTGCAACACGGTGAGCAAGACCACGAATGTGATCGTGCGCGCCGACCAGTCGCCGGTGCTCACGGTGCCCGGCCTGCAGACTTTCGAGCGCTGCGCCGACGATACGAGCCGGATCTGTATCGACGGGATTTTCGCAACCGACGCCGAGTCGACGCCGGTTCTCTCGCGGACCTGCGGCGCGGGCAGTTTCACGCTTGCCGGCACGGACAGCGGCCAGGTGTGCTTCGTCCCCGACACGTTCGGCGTGTACAGCTTCTGTTTTGAGGCGACCGACGGGTGCCACACGGTTCGCGACACGATGGATGTCGAGGTGGTGGAGAAGCCGGGCTGCGATGTCTGCGTGAAGATCTGGCTGGACGGCGGCGACTGCACTCCGGTCGGCGTGACCAAGACGATGGATATCTACATTGAGGCGTTGACGCCGATCGGCGGATTCGATCTGCTGCTGGCGTTCGACAAGTCGGTGCTGACGCTGACCGGCCTCACCCGCGCGGCCTCGCTCCAGGCCTGGGAGTACTTCACGTACCGGCTTGACGACGTCAACTGCGGGGCGAGCTGCTCCAATCGATTTGTGCGCCTGGTGGGGATCGCCGACATGAACAACGGCGCGCAGCATCCGCCGGCATCGGCGCTTTCGCCGGCGGGCCTGTTTGCGACCCTGGAGTTCTACGTCGCCAACGACCAGTCGCTGGGGGACCAGTGGGTGCCCGTCCAGTTCTACTGGTTTGACTGCGGCGACAACGCCTTCTCCGACCCCACCGGCTACAATCTCATGGTCGACCTGCGGATATTCGAGAACGACGTTCTGCGCTGGGACGAGGACGACGACGCGCTCTATCCGGAAGCGGCGCGGCCCATGGGGTTGGGCGCGCCGGACGACTGCTTCGTGCCGGTGCCCGGCAAGCCGACGCCGACTCGCTGCGTCGAATTCTATAACGCCGGCATCCACATCTGCCATCCGGATTCGCTCGACGACCGGGGTGACGTCAACCTGAACAATGTGCCCAACGAGATCAGCGACGTGGTCCTGTTCTCCAACTACTTTGTCTACGGGTTGTCGGTCTTCACCGTGAACATCGCCGGGCAGATCGCCGCGACCGACGTGAACGCCGACGGGCTGACGCTGACAGTGGCCGATCTGGTGTACCTGATCCGGGTGCTGGTCGGCGACGAGAACCCGTTCCCGCGTCTGGCGCCGCGGGGCCAGGATGTCATCCTGAGCGCGCTGCGCGAGGAGGGGCGGGTGACGATCAGTTCGGAGGCGCCGGGTGAGATCGGCGGGGCGCTCCTGGTTTACCAGGTGCCGCGCGGCGCACAGGTCAGCAACGTGGCCGCGATCGGAGCCGCCGCCGGTATGGATGTCAAGTGGAACGTGATGGACGGCCAGCTGCGGATCCTGCTGTTCAAGATCGGTAAGGCGGCGATCCCGGCGGGGCCGCAGGAGCTGGTCTCGGTGGCGCTCGAAGGGTCGGGCGAGCTGCTCCTGGCGCGCGCCGAAGTGGTTGACTACCAGGGTCAGGCGTACTCGGTGGCGGCCACCGGCGGGGTGTTGCCGAGCGAGTTTGTGCTCGACCAGAATTTCCCGAATCCGTTCAACCCGAGCACGGTGATCAGTTTCGCGCTGGCCAACACGGCCGACTGGACGCTGGCGATCTACAACGTCAACGGGGCGCTCGTGCGCGAGTACCACGGGTCGGATGCCGGGCGCGTCCAGGTGGAATGGGACGGTCGGGCGGCCGACGGCAGCCGGGTGGCATCGGGCGTGTACCTGTATCGCCTTGAGGCCGGGGAGTTTAACGACACGAAGAAGATGATCCTGTTGAAGTAA
- a CDS encoding saccharopine dehydrogenase NADP-binding domain-containing protein encodes MKLAVIGAGLMGRAAVYDFAQGADVEQIGVYDINPELAQQVASKFGGGKAKAGRLDAGDEEAAAKVLSGYDAAISCVTYRYNPGLTRAAIRGKCHLVDLGGNNDTVRIQLGMDGEAAAAGVVIVPDCGLAPGMVSVLVADGVSRMEQTESVRIRVGGLPQSPRPPLNYQMLFSAEGLINEYWEPCLILEGGRKKTVNPMTAVEEIEFDGLGKFEAFYTSGGTSTLPDTYEGKVEFLDYKTIRYPGHCALFRPMLELGLASRKAVTVDGAEVEPRGVFRAVLDRSLSFNEPDMTLVRVTVDGTAAGQKRTVVYEAVDRQDSKAGLTSMMRMTSFPAAVVTQMAGRGQIAAAGCKPQEVVVSPGPFIQQLRKRGINIEIGERTG; translated from the coding sequence ATGAAGCTGGCAGTGATCGGCGCCGGGCTCATGGGCCGGGCCGCCGTCTATGACTTCGCGCAGGGAGCCGACGTCGAACAGATCGGCGTCTACGACATCAACCCGGAACTGGCCCAGCAGGTAGCATCGAAATTCGGGGGCGGGAAAGCCAAGGCGGGGCGGCTGGACGCCGGGGACGAAGAGGCGGCGGCCAAAGTTCTGAGCGGGTATGACGCCGCGATCTCCTGCGTCACCTACCGGTACAACCCGGGTCTCACGCGGGCGGCGATCCGGGGGAAGTGCCACCTGGTGGATCTCGGGGGGAACAACGACACGGTGCGGATCCAACTGGGGATGGACGGGGAAGCCGCGGCGGCGGGAGTGGTCATTGTGCCGGACTGCGGGCTGGCGCCGGGGATGGTGTCGGTGCTGGTGGCGGACGGGGTGAGCCGGATGGAGCAGACGGAATCGGTGCGGATACGGGTGGGAGGGCTGCCGCAGTCGCCGCGGCCGCCGCTGAACTACCAGATGCTCTTTTCGGCCGAGGGGCTGATCAACGAGTACTGGGAACCGTGCCTGATCCTCGAGGGGGGGCGGAAGAAGACGGTGAACCCGATGACGGCGGTGGAAGAGATTGAGTTCGACGGGCTGGGGAAGTTCGAAGCGTTCTACACCTCGGGGGGGACATCGACGCTGCCGGACACGTACGAGGGGAAGGTGGAGTTTCTCGATTACAAGACAATCCGGTATCCGGGGCACTGCGCGCTCTTTCGGCCGATGCTCGAGCTGGGGCTGGCGTCGCGGAAGGCGGTGACGGTGGACGGGGCGGAGGTCGAGCCGCGCGGGGTGTTCCGGGCGGTGCTCGACCGGAGTCTGAGTTTCAACGAGCCGGACATGACGCTGGTGCGGGTGACGGTGGACGGGACGGCGGCGGGGCAGAAGCGGACGGTCGTGTACGAAGCGGTGGACCGCCAGGACAGCAAGGCGGGACTGACGTCGATGATGCGGATGACGTCGTTTCCGGCGGCGGTGGTCACGCAGATGGCGGGGCGGGGGCAAATCGCGGCGGCGGGGTGCAAACCGCAGGAGGTGGTGGTGTCGCCGGGGCCGTTCATTCAGCAGTTGCGGAAGCGGGGGATCAATATAGAGATCGGCGAGCGGACGGGGTGA
- a CDS encoding prepilin-type N-terminal cleavage/methylation domain-containing protein: protein MTPVSPHLKSPAGFTLIELVIVLVVIGIIGAVALRDMLRAIDDARLAQTRAELDQIAFAIAGNPALQADGARSDFGYVGDVGALPPDLAALVANPGLASWRGPYLDFGIAPSDRPSFGSPLSDAWDVPYAYTSPPDGPVAVQSSGSGAPLTRLVAPSAADLLNNTVRGFITDADRHSPGPVYRDSLALLLSYPDGAGGVAAVACVPAADGSFAFTGIPVGNHTLRVIFIPAADTLAVPLCVPPASELKLAVAYPADLW, encoded by the coding sequence ATGACGCCTGTTTCCCCGCACCTCAAATCACCCGCCGGCTTCACCCTCATCGAGCTGGTCATCGTCCTCGTCGTCATCGGCATCATCGGTGCCGTCGCTCTCCGCGACATGCTCCGCGCCATCGATGACGCCCGCCTGGCGCAGACCCGCGCCGAACTCGACCAGATCGCCTTCGCCATCGCCGGCAACCCCGCCCTGCAGGCCGATGGCGCCCGGTCCGATTTCGGCTATGTCGGCGACGTCGGCGCGCTCCCCCCGGACCTCGCCGCCCTCGTCGCCAACCCCGGCCTCGCCTCCTGGCGCGGCCCCTATCTTGACTTCGGAATTGCCCCCTCTGACCGCCCCTCTTTCGGAAGCCCCCTGTCCGATGCCTGGGACGTACCCTACGCCTACACCTCCCCGCCGGACGGTCCGGTCGCGGTCCAGTCCAGCGGTTCCGGCGCCCCGCTCACCCGCCTCGTCGCCCCCTCGGCCGCCGACCTCCTCAATAACACCGTCCGCGGCTTCATCACCGACGCCGACCGCCACTCCCCCGGCCCCGTCTACCGCGACTCCCTCGCCCTGCTCCTGTCCTATCCCGATGGCGCCGGGGGCGTCGCCGCTGTCGCCTGTGTTCCCGCCGCCGATGGCTCTTTCGCCTTCACCGGTATCCCCGTCGGCAACCACACCCTCCGCGTCATCTTCATCCCCGCCGCCGACACTCTGGCTGTCCCCCTCTGTGTTCCGCCCGCCTCGGAGCTCAAACTCGCCGTCGCCTACCCCGCCGACCTCTGGTAG
- a CDS encoding prepilin-type N-terminal cleavage/methylation domain-containing protein has protein sequence MTGLRTASAFTLIEVILVVVIAGLLATVALRSAGALRESARNEEARRQMERLAAAVAGDPELRSLGVRADFGYVGDLGALPPDLGALRDNPGLAAWSGPYLVSPAAEDPADCTTDPWGVPYALSGVNLVSTGSGSPLVFPLAASADDLLRNSVAGVVLDADGTPPGALYADSLRVIFSHPDGLGGRASRTRIPDRGGYFAFDSVPVGNHDLTIIYLPDADTLRRFVSVTPGAAPYSEFFLGANLWSAQGMSGTGLEFVDNSDTLAGGQCSVLNFSVTNTTSHPITVSALTFTWPGPTAYYRKIRWNGVDVYSNPARGSGDLAVFTAPQTLSGGATARITCDQFKQFPSGGGASVNVTGVAFTVTFSDGSVITFVADNCR, from the coding sequence GGGCGCTCTCCGCGAGAGCGCCCGGAATGAAGAGGCCCGGCGCCAGATGGAGCGCCTCGCCGCCGCCGTCGCCGGCGATCCCGAACTCCGCTCCCTCGGCGTGCGGGCCGATTTCGGCTACGTCGGCGACCTCGGCGCCCTCCCGCCCGACCTCGGCGCCCTCCGCGACAACCCCGGCCTCGCCGCCTGGAGCGGCCCCTACCTCGTCAGCCCCGCCGCCGAGGATCCCGCCGACTGCACCACCGACCCCTGGGGCGTCCCCTATGCGCTCAGCGGCGTCAACCTCGTCTCGACCGGATCCGGCTCCCCCCTCGTCTTCCCCCTCGCCGCCTCTGCCGACGACCTCCTGCGCAACTCGGTGGCCGGTGTGGTCCTCGATGCCGACGGCACTCCCCCCGGCGCCCTCTACGCCGACTCCCTGCGCGTCATTTTCTCCCACCCCGATGGCCTCGGCGGGCGGGCCTCCCGGACCCGCATCCCCGATCGCGGCGGCTACTTCGCCTTCGACTCCGTCCCCGTCGGTAACCACGACCTCACCATCATTTATCTCCCCGACGCCGACACCCTCCGCCGCTTCGTCTCCGTCACCCCCGGCGCCGCTCCCTACAGCGAGTTCTTCCTCGGCGCCAACCTGTGGAGCGCGCAGGGCATGTCGGGCACCGGCCTCGAGTTCGTCGACAACTCCGACACCCTCGCTGGCGGCCAGTGCAGCGTGCTCAACTTCTCCGTCACCAACACCACCTCCCATCCTATCACCGTCTCGGCCCTCACCTTCACCTGGCCCGGCCCCACCGCCTACTACCGCAAAATCCGCTGGAACGGCGTCGACGTCTACAGCAACCCCGCCCGCGGCAGCGGCGACCTGGCCGTCTTCACCGCCCCGCAGACTCTCAGCGGCGGCGCCACCGCCCGCATCACCTGTGACCAGTTCAAGCAATTCCCCAGCGGCGGCGGCGCGAGCGTCAACGTCACCGGCGTCGCTTTCACTGTCACCTTCTCCGACGGCTCCGTCATCACCTTCGTCGCCGACAACTGCAGGTAA